The region GTACTTGGGATCTTGAATCTATCCTTAAAATTCAAGGTCACGATTATGCAAAGATCACCCCAATCATTTTTAGCATTTTCCATTTTAATAAGCTGTAATTTACACATGCTGCAACAAACAATTATCCCTGATTGTTTCACGTGAAACAGGATTAAATTATAATTTTATTAAATAAAATCAAATAATTAATTCAATAATATCTTAGTTTTGGCTTTCCCCTGTTACAGATAAAATGTTTTGTTACTTTTTCCTTCTCCATACGTCGCAATCTACCCGATTGACTATAGCTTCCTGCCCCCTAAATTTGCTCATAATATGGGCGAATTCTTAAAGGATTGGAAAATGACGACTGTCGATGGCAGGATGCATGCAAATACGCAGGCTTCCTTGCAGAGTTTCAATAGGCATTCTTTGGAGCAATTGCAAGCTTCCGAGAATGACCTGAAGAACCGTCAGGTGCTAGAAGATGCACTTGTGGATCGGCACGCCCATATTCCTGTGCAATTCCAGTCACATTTTTATGACTATCTGTACCGGCATAACTGCCATAGTCTGCGTCAGATCCACCTACTGGCACAGTTGGTGTTCTTGCTATATTTCTTTGCCGATATCTTTATTATCCCTGACCTGATGATGGTTTCAGGGTTTACTCGGGTGACTTTGGTCTTGGCCGTTTGGATCGTCTGTGAACTGTTGTTTCAATACAGTCAGGACATTCGTCTACTCGATCTGATCCTGCCGATAGGGACGACACTTTGCGCTGGCGTATGGATCCTGTTCCTGCTCTCTTCTACCAGCCCGCATGTAGCAAATTATTTATATGCCGCATCCATTTTTATTCTGATTACCAATCTCTGCATCAAGGTTCAATTTAAGGTTGCACTGTATTGTTCGGTCCTAATCAGCCTGCTGGTTCTGATCGCGATGACCCAGCTGATGACCTTATCGGAAGCTTTTATCTTTATCGTTGTGTTTAGCCCAGTGTTGCTGTTTAGCTTATATTTTAACTGGAACAATATCCTGCATACCCGTCGTGCATTTATCCGTACCCTGTTAGATGAATGGAACTACCATATGGTGCGTAATCTCGCCCATACTGATGAACTCACCCAACTCTATAACCGCCGGCATTTTGTTCATCTGGCAGAAAACTATATTCATGACTGGCCAAGATACTCGAGTACCTGCCTGCTGATGTTTGACGTGGACCATTTCAAGCAGATCAATGATAACTATGGCCATGATGTTGGGGATCGGGTACTGCAGTTGATTGCAGATACAGCGCGTAAGGAAATGCGCCATAGTGATGTACTGGCACGCTTTGGTGGTGAGGAATTTATTATCTTGCTGTCCGATACACAGTTGCAGGATGCCTTGGTGATCGCCGAGCGCATTCGTAATTCAATTCAGCAGCAGTATCTCTATGCCCAGCCTAAGCTTGTACTGAAATTTACGGTTTCAATTGGTATTGCGGAATTGGAATCCCCTACCCAGGATCTGGATGACCTGATTAAAAAAGCAGATGTGGCACTTTATGCTGCCAAGAAGAGTGGACGCAACCGAACTGAGGTTTATCATCCAGATATGAGTTCACCATTTCAATCTGATTCACAGAATTTTTATAATGAAAAATATATTAACTTATGATCCATCATAAAAGTGACTTAAACACATGAACGGTAAATCCAACCTATCTCAGGTTTTTTCCTTTTTATTCATCACCTTTTTTTGTAACCGAACATATTTATTGTAGATGACTACTTTTAAAGTGAATTTTTAAGGAATAGAATAAAATTCATACACTATTTAATGTATAAAGAATTTTATTTTCTTATGGGGAAGGCTGAATGCCACAGGAATATCATAAGGAGTCACGTCTTCTGATTCAGCAGGCGCTTAAAGATCCTCTGGTTCGTATTCCTCAGCCATTAAAATCTGCCTATTATTCCCACCAAAAAAAGCTGCATCTGAGATATCTGCTACAGGTGAATCTGTTTGCACAGTTTGCTTATGCTTCTTATACCTTTGCGGATATTTATGTACTTCGTGACATCCATACCCTGTTGCTTGTGACCAAACTGGGTTTTACCTCAGTCATGACCCTGATCACTGTGTGGATGTACCAGTATAGCCGGAATTTAGCACTCTTTGATCTATTGCTACCCACTTCGATAATTGGTGCCAGTGCGGTCTGGTTTTTTAATTTAAATCAGTCAGAAAGCCCTTATAACCTGATCTATCAATATTCCTCTCTAATCTTTATCGTTCTGGCAAATTTAAGTGTACATATCCGTTTCAAGCCTTCCCTGATTATCTCAGCCCTGATTACCCTCATGATATATATCGGTGTGTATTTCAATGTTAAAGGTGATCTGCAACAGCTGGTTCTGTTTTCTCTAATTTACTTGCCGGTGCTCAGTTTTAGTATCTATATCAGCTGGAATTCAACGCTTAAATCTCGGCTTGTATTTTTACAACATACCTTGAATGAATATAACCGTCAGGCTTTTGAGCATATGGCGCATACTGATTCCTTAACAGGATTAAATAACCGTCGCTTCTTTGAATATTTGGCTCAGCAACATATAGCACATACGCTTGAACAAGAAACACCGAATCCAAGTTCACTCATTGTGTTTGACGTCGATCATTTTAAAAAGATTAATGATAACTATGGTCATGATATTGGCGACCGGGTACTGCAAATTATTGCGGAAACGGCCCAAAGTGAAATGCGAGATACTGATATTCTGGCGCGTTATGGCGGGGAAGAGTTTATTGCCCTGCTTCCTGATACGCATCTGGATGATGCTCTGAAAATTGCTGATTGTTTAAGGCAGCGTATTGAACAGGCAGAGGTGTTTCTTGATCAAGGTCAGTCCTTAAAGTTCACTATTTCAGTAGGTGCTGCAATTCTGAAAACCTGTGAAACTGACCTGTATACCGTCATTAAACAGGCGGATATCGCGCTGTATCAGGCCAAGGCCAATGGAAGGAATCGAGTAGAGCAATATGATCCCTTAATCAATCCTAATGTCGTACTGCAGCCACAAGGCTCATGGAATAAGGATCGAAATATGAAATTGGCTCAAGAATAAAGCAGGGTATAAAAAAGAGCGCCGAAGCGCTCTTTTTTTGAAATATTCAGATTACCCTGAATAGCCTCGAACATAGTTCTCGGCGTAATTTAGGCAAGAAGTTTCACTTCTTGAAATCCCTAAATTATTCCCATTCAATCGTTGCAGGTGGTTTAGACGATACGTCATAAACAACACGAGAAACTTCAGCAATTTCGTTCATGATACGAGTCGAAATCTTGTCAACCAAGTCGTATGGAAGATGTGCAAAACGAGCTGTCATGAAGTCTACAGTTTCAACTGCACGAAGTGCGATCACCCATGCATAACGACGGCCATCACCCACTACACCAACAGATTTCACAGGTTGGAATACCGCGAATGCCTGTGCAGTTTTGTCATACCAGCCACTTGCACGAAGTTCTTGCATGAAGATGTCATCTGCTAAACGAAGAATGTCAGCATATTCTTTTTTCACTTCACCCAGAATACGAACACCTAGACCTGGGCCTGGGAATGGATGACGGTAAAGCATTTCAAAAGGAAGACCTAAAGTGGTACCTAATTTACGTACTTCATCTTTGAACAGGTCACGGATTGGTTCAACCAGTTCAAATGCTAGATCTTCTGGTAAACCGCCCACATTGTGGTGCGATTTAATCACGTGTGCTTTACCATTTTTAGTTGCAGCAGATTCAATCACGTCAGGGTAAATCGTACCTTGCGCAAGGAAGTTCACGCCATCCAGCTTACGTGCTTCTTCAGCGAATACTTCGATGAACTCACGACCAATGATTTTACGTTTTTTCTCAGGATCAACTTCACCAGCAAGTGCAGACAAGAAACGATCTTCAGCATCAGCACGAATCACACGGATACCCATGTTTTTCGCAAACATATCCATCACTTGCTCGCCTTCGTTCAAACGAAGAAGACCATTATCTACGAATACGCAAGTCAACTGGTCGCCAATTGCACGGTGTAAAAGTGCAGCAACAACTGATGAATCCACACCGCCAGAAAGACCTAGCAATACTTTCTGATCACCAATCTGTTCACGAAGCTGTTCAACACGAAGGTCGATGATGTTTTCAGAGTTCCACAGACTGCGGCAACCACAGATATTGTGAACGAAGTTAGACAGTAACTCTTTACCTTTAGCAGTATGAGTTACTTCCGGGTGGAACTGAATACCATAGAAACGGCGTTTTTCATCAGACACCATTGCTACCGGGCAGCTTGGTGTGCTGGCAGTAATCTGGAAGCCTTCTGGAATCTGAGTCACTTTGTCACCGTGGCTCATCCAGACTTTCAATTTGTCTGCTGAATCTTCAAGATCGCCAATAAGACCATCACGGATTTGAATGTCTACTTCTGCATAGCCAAATTCATGTACTGTACCTGGCTCAACTTTACCGCCAAGTTGTGCAGACATGGTTTGCAGACCGTAGCAAATACCCAATACAGGAACGCCCAAGTTGAACACAACTTCTGGCGCACGCGGGCTACCTTCTTCGTGAACGCTCTCAGGACCACCTGACAAGATGATACCGTTTGGATTAAATGCACGAATGTCTTCTTCAGACATGTCATAGGCAAACATTTCAGAATATACGCCAGACTCACGTACGCGACGTGCGATCAATTGGCTATATTGAGAACCGAAATCCAAAATCAGGATACGATCTTCAGTGATTTGAGTATTGGTAGTCATGACAAACAACTATAGAAAGGCAAACGAAAGATAAGCGCCGTATTCTATCATTTTTCGCTGCATTAAGCACACTATTCGCGCAAGGCTGATATTTACTTGATCGGATGATGATTCAGGGAAAATGAAATGCTCATTTTCAAGCTATTCTGAAGAGGATGATAATTGTATAAATGGGTTCTGGATATCCTCCACTGACTAGAATAGAGGATATCGGCTTTTAAGATTTTATATTGTGATTAAATCAGAGCAATAAGGCTTTACTTCCAGCGCTTATCATTACATTAATTCTGGTTATACCACTGTCATTGCTCTTTACTACCTGATATTTTTTCCAGTTTCTCGACATCAATAATGGTTGAGTTATCACTTTGGGTATCAACTTCACCCATGATGTTGACCTGATCACCTGCTTTCAAATGAAGAGGTTTCCACACTTCATCATCTACATCGATTTCGATAGATCCACTACGATCTTTAAATTGAAAATGATCACCTCTTATTCGTTTAACAATGACACCTGATAAGGTGACCGCTGTTTCATCTACCAGCTGTTTTGCTTGCGCAACACTCACTGTATTTTGAGCCGCGTTCCTTAACATTTCAGCTTCACGCTGCCCGGCCCAAGATGCGGTAGCAAACATGGTACTGGTGAGAAACACAACCAATAACATTTGCTTCATGATTGATTTCACTATTGTAGTTTCATCAGGTGTTATTGAAGCAGAATTCACGCATTTTATATGCGGCTTTTGAGTTGTTGCTCTGTTCAAAAATGCAGTAATAAATATATTTTTGTAGAAAAAACCCTGCCAGGGTACAGGGCTTTGCAGACGGGTTTTATTTCACTCGCTCAATCTGAATGACATCAATAGCGGTGGGTTCATCACTATAAGTATCAACTTCACCCAAAATGCGCACCTGATCACCAGCCTTCAGGCGTAAAGCTTTCCATTGGTCATCATCGACCTCAATAATAATGGAACCGGTTTTATCTTTGAACTCGAATTCATCGCTTTGGGTGGCAAGCTGTCTGACGATCTGGCCATGTAGGATCACGCCTGTCTCATCACTAAGCTGTTGAGCCTGAGCAACCGTGACTACATTCC is a window of Acinetobacter sp. ASP199 DNA encoding:
- a CDS encoding NirD/YgiW/YdeI family stress tolerance protein yields the protein MKQMLLVVFLTSTMFATASWAGQREAEMLRNAAQNTVSVAQAKQLVDETAVTLSGVIVKRIRGDHFQFKDRSGSIEIDVDDEVWKPLHLKAGDQVNIMGEVDTQSDNSTIIDVEKLEKISGSKEQ
- a CDS encoding GGDEF domain-containing protein, which codes for MTTVDGRMHANTQASLQSFNRHSLEQLQASENDLKNRQVLEDALVDRHAHIPVQFQSHFYDYLYRHNCHSLRQIHLLAQLVFLLYFFADIFIIPDLMMVSGFTRVTLVLAVWIVCELLFQYSQDIRLLDLILPIGTTLCAGVWILFLLSSTSPHVANYLYAASIFILITNLCIKVQFKVALYCSVLISLLVLIAMTQLMTLSEAFIFIVVFSPVLLFSLYFNWNNILHTRRAFIRTLLDEWNYHMVRNLAHTDELTQLYNRRHFVHLAENYIHDWPRYSSTCLLMFDVDHFKQINDNYGHDVGDRVLQLIADTARKEMRHSDVLARFGGEEFIILLSDTQLQDALVIAERIRNSIQQQYLYAQPKLVLKFTVSIGIAELESPTQDLDDLIKKADVALYAAKKSGRNRTEVYHPDMSSPFQSDSQNFYNEKYINL
- the guaA gene encoding glutamine-hydrolyzing GMP synthase; translated protein: MTTNTQITEDRILILDFGSQYSQLIARRVRESGVYSEMFAYDMSEEDIRAFNPNGIILSGGPESVHEEGSPRAPEVVFNLGVPVLGICYGLQTMSAQLGGKVEPGTVHEFGYAEVDIQIRDGLIGDLEDSADKLKVWMSHGDKVTQIPEGFQITASTPSCPVAMVSDEKRRFYGIQFHPEVTHTAKGKELLSNFVHNICGCRSLWNSENIIDLRVEQLREQIGDQKVLLGLSGGVDSSVVAALLHRAIGDQLTCVFVDNGLLRLNEGEQVMDMFAKNMGIRVIRADAEDRFLSALAGEVDPEKKRKIIGREFIEVFAEEARKLDGVNFLAQGTIYPDVIESAATKNGKAHVIKSHHNVGGLPEDLAFELVEPIRDLFKDEVRKLGTTLGLPFEMLYRHPFPGPGLGVRILGEVKKEYADILRLADDIFMQELRASGWYDKTAQAFAVFQPVKSVGVVGDGRRYAWVIALRAVETVDFMTARFAHLPYDLVDKISTRIMNEIAEVSRVVYDVSSKPPATIEWE
- a CDS encoding GGDEF domain-containing protein, with product MPQEYHKESRLLIQQALKDPLVRIPQPLKSAYYSHQKKLHLRYLLQVNLFAQFAYASYTFADIYVLRDIHTLLLVTKLGFTSVMTLITVWMYQYSRNLALFDLLLPTSIIGASAVWFFNLNQSESPYNLIYQYSSLIFIVLANLSVHIRFKPSLIISALITLMIYIGVYFNVKGDLQQLVLFSLIYLPVLSFSIYISWNSTLKSRLVFLQHTLNEYNRQAFEHMAHTDSLTGLNNRRFFEYLAQQHIAHTLEQETPNPSSLIVFDVDHFKKINDNYGHDIGDRVLQIIAETAQSEMRDTDILARYGGEEFIALLPDTHLDDALKIADCLRQRIEQAEVFLDQGQSLKFTISVGAAILKTCETDLYTVIKQADIALYQAKANGRNRVEQYDPLINPNVVLQPQGSWNKDRNMKLAQE